One part of the Cryptosporangium minutisporangium genome encodes these proteins:
- a CDS encoding response regulator transcription factor yields MTPTEASRPPVRVLIVDDDAMVRAGLTLMLDGVAREGRTIAVVGAVGDGADVPEAVSAHSPDVVLMDIRMPGVDGVTATRRLRRRPEPPEVVVLTTFDTDEHVLQALRAGAGGFLLKDTPPDQLVDAVLRVAAGDPMLSPQVTRKLIDRVAVEAGAFERARAALDGLSPREHDIVLAVATGKTNAQIAAELYVSVATVKSHLTRVLVKLGLDNRTQVALLAHDAGLA; encoded by the coding sequence GTGACGCCTACCGAGGCCTCGCGCCCTCCGGTCCGCGTCCTGATCGTGGACGACGACGCGATGGTCCGGGCCGGGCTGACGCTGATGCTCGACGGTGTCGCCCGGGAGGGCCGCACGATCGCCGTGGTCGGGGCGGTCGGGGACGGCGCCGACGTGCCGGAGGCGGTGAGCGCGCACTCGCCGGACGTCGTCCTGATGGACATCCGGATGCCGGGGGTGGACGGGGTGACCGCGACCCGGCGGCTGCGGCGTCGGCCGGAACCGCCGGAGGTGGTCGTGCTGACCACGTTCGACACCGACGAGCACGTGCTGCAAGCGCTCCGGGCGGGCGCCGGCGGCTTCCTGCTGAAGGACACCCCGCCCGATCAGCTGGTGGACGCCGTCCTCCGGGTCGCGGCCGGCGACCCGATGCTCTCCCCGCAGGTCACCCGCAAGTTGATCGACCGGGTCGCGGTCGAGGCCGGGGCGTTCGAACGGGCGCGGGCGGCGCTGGACGGGCTGAGTCCGCGCGAGCACGACATCGTGCTCGCGGTGGCGACCGGCAAGACGAACGCACAGATCGCGGCCGAGCTGTACGTCAGCGTGGCGACGGTGAAGTCGCACCTGACCCGGGTGCTGGTGAAGCTGGGCCTCGACAACCGAACCCAGGTAGCCCTGCTGGCCCACGACGCCGGCCTCGCCTGA
- a CDS encoding YafY family protein, with product MANTSERTLRLLSLLQTHRYWPGGDLADRLGVSERTLRRDVDRLRELGYPVDASRGVAGGYQLRSGTAMPPLLLDDEEAVAIAVGLRTAAGGAVEGIEETSVRALTKVIQVMPPRLRRRVEALRSYTVPGVFTGGPVVDAEALAVIASACRDDERLRFEYTARGREPTTRLVEPHRLVSLGRRWYLVAWDTERGDWRTFRVDRLVDPRPTGARFRQRDLPADDAAAFVRRRLNERPHRYTIEVVVHSPEDAVRMAFGREADVTEVEPGTCRVVIRSDYLEWPVATLGWLGGEFEVLGPPEFVDLLRATGERYSRAASANATANRSAGPAA from the coding sequence ATGGCGAACACGAGTGAGCGAACCCTCCGGCTGCTGTCCCTCCTCCAGACGCATCGGTACTGGCCCGGCGGCGATCTGGCCGATCGTCTGGGGGTCAGCGAGCGCACCTTGCGCCGCGACGTCGACCGACTGCGCGAGCTGGGCTACCCCGTCGACGCGAGCCGGGGCGTGGCCGGCGGTTACCAGCTGCGGTCGGGTACCGCGATGCCACCACTGCTGCTCGACGACGAGGAGGCGGTCGCGATCGCGGTGGGGCTCCGGACGGCGGCGGGAGGTGCGGTCGAGGGCATCGAGGAGACATCGGTCCGCGCGCTGACGAAGGTCATCCAGGTGATGCCGCCCCGGCTCCGGCGCCGCGTCGAGGCACTGCGCTCGTACACCGTGCCGGGCGTCTTCACCGGTGGACCGGTGGTGGATGCGGAGGCGCTCGCGGTGATCGCGAGCGCGTGCCGGGACGACGAGCGGCTGCGGTTCGAGTACACCGCGCGCGGACGAGAACCCACCACCCGGCTGGTGGAGCCGCACCGGCTGGTCTCGCTCGGTCGCCGCTGGTACCTCGTGGCCTGGGACACCGAGCGCGGCGACTGGCGGACGTTCCGCGTCGACCGGCTGGTCGACCCACGGCCGACCGGCGCCCGGTTCCGGCAGCGTGACCTGCCCGCCGACGACGCCGCGGCGTTCGTCCGGCGACGGCTGAACGAGCGGCCGCACCGGTACACGATCGAGGTCGTCGTGCACTCGCCGGAGGACGCGGTGCGGATGGCGTTCGGTCGCGAGGCCGACGTGACGGAGGTCGAGCCGGGGACGTGCCGGGTCGTGATCCGGAGCGACTACCTCGAGTGGCCGGTCGCGACGCTGGGGTGGCTCGGCGGCGAGTTCGAGGTGCTCGGCCCGCCCGAGTTCGTCGATTTGCTCCGCGCCACCGGCGAGCGCTACTCCCGGGCGGCGTCGGCCAACGCAACGGCGAACCGTTCGGCCGGCCCGGCGGCGTAG